In one Antennarius striatus isolate MH-2024 chromosome 1, ASM4005453v1, whole genome shotgun sequence genomic region, the following are encoded:
- the LOC137588245 gene encoding tropomyosin alpha-1 chain-like isoform X3, translated as MDAIKKKMQMLKLDKENAMDRAEQAESDKKAAEDRSKQLEDDLVALQKKLKATEDELDKYSEALKDAQEKLELAEKKATDAEGDVASLNRRIQLVEEELDRAQERLATALTKLEEAEKAADESERGMKVIENRAMKDEEKMELQEIQLKEAKHIAEEADRKYEEVARKLVIIESDLERTEERAELSESKCSELEEELKTVQNNLKSLEAQAEKYSQKEDKYEEEIKVLTDKLKEAETRAEFAERSVAKLEKTIDDLEDKLSVSKEECRTAQVKLDQTLMEMFNV; from the exons ATGGATGCCAtcaagaagaagatgcagatgCTCAAGCTCGACAAGGAAAATGCCATGGACAGAGCTGAGCAGGCCGAGTCAGACAAGAAGGCAGCTGAGGACAGAAGCAAACAG CTGGAGGATGACCTGGTAGCGctgcagaagaagctgaaggCCACCGAGGATGAGTTGGACAAGTACTCTGAAGCCCTGAAGGATGCTCAGGAGAAACTGGAGCTGGCTGAAAAGAAAGCCACAGAT gctgagGGTGATGTCGCTTCCCTGAACAGACGCAtccagctggtggaggaggagctggaccgCGCTCAGGAGCGTCTGGCCACGGCTCTGACCAAGCTGGAGGAGGCAGAGAAGGCTGCTGATGAGAGCGAGAG AGGCATGAAGGTCATTGAGAACAGGGCAATGAAGGatgaggagaagatggagctgcaggagatcCAGTTGAAAGAGGCCAAACACATTGCAGAGGAGGCTGATCGCAAATATGAAGAG GTGGCCCGTAAGCTGGTGATCATTGAGAGTGACTTGGAACGTACAGAAGAGCGTGCTGAGCTGTCTGAAAG CAAATGCTCAGAGCttgaggaggagctgaaaaCTGTGCAGAACAACCTGAAGTCTCTCGAGGCCCAGGCAGAGAAG TACTCACAGAAGGAGGACAAATATGAGGAGGAGATCAAGGTTCTCACAGACAAGCTGAAGGAG GCGGAGACCCGTGCCGAGTTCGCTGAGAGATCTGTCGCCAAGCTTGAGAAGACCATTGATGACCTTGAGG ATAAACTCTCAGTTTCTAAAGAGGAGTGCAGGACTGCACAGGTGAAACTGGATCAAACACTCATGGAGATGTTTAATGTCTGA
- the LOC137588245 gene encoding tropomyosin alpha-1 chain-like isoform X4, with protein MAGSSLEAVKKKIKSLQEQADAAEDRASLLQRDLNRERSAKETAEGDVASLNRRIQLVEEELDRAQERLATALTKLEEAEKAADESERGMKVIENRAMKDEEKMELQEIQLKEAKHIAEEADRKYEEVARKLVIIESDLERTEERAELSESKCSELEEELKTVQNNLKSLEAQAEKYSQKEDKYEEEIKVLTDKLKEAETRAEFAERSVAKLEKTIDDLEDELYAQKLKYKAISEELDHALNDMTSI; from the exons atggccGGTAGCTCTCTGGAagctgtgaaaaagaaaatcaagtcGTTGCAAGAGCAGGCCGATGCGGCGGAGGACCGGGCATCGCTACTGCAGCGGGATCTGAACCGGGAGAGGAGTGCGAAGGAAACG gctgagGGTGATGTCGCTTCCCTGAACAGACGCAtccagctggtggaggaggagctggaccgCGCTCAGGAGCGTCTGGCCACGGCTCTGACCAAGCTGGAGGAGGCAGAGAAGGCTGCTGATGAGAGCGAGAG AGGCATGAAGGTCATTGAGAACAGGGCAATGAAGGatgaggagaagatggagctgcaggagatcCAGTTGAAAGAGGCCAAACACATTGCAGAGGAGGCTGATCGCAAATATGAAGAG GTGGCCCGTAAGCTGGTGATCATTGAGAGTGACTTGGAACGTACAGAAGAGCGTGCTGAGCTGTCTGAAAG CAAATGCTCAGAGCttgaggaggagctgaaaaCTGTGCAGAACAACCTGAAGTCTCTCGAGGCCCAGGCAGAGAAG TACTCACAGAAGGAGGACAAATATGAGGAGGAGATCAAGGTTCTCACAGACAAGCTGAAGGAG GCGGAGACCCGTGCCGAGTTCGCTGAGAGATCTGTCGCCAAGCTTGAGAAGACCATTGATGACCTTGAGG ATGAGCTGTATGCCCAGAAACTGAAGTACAAGGCCATCAGCGAGGAGCTGGACCACGCCCTCAACGACATGACTTCCAT CTAA
- the LOC137588245 gene encoding tropomyosin alpha-1 chain-like isoform X2 — MDAIKKKMQMLKLDKENAMDRAEQAESDKKAAEDRSKQLEDDLVALQKKLKATEDELDKYSEALKDAQEKLELAEKKATDAEGDVASLNRRIQLVEEELDRAQERLATALTKLEEAEKAADESERGMKVIENRAMKDEEKMELQEIQLKEAKHIAEEADRKYEEVARKLVIIESDLERTEERAELSESKCSELEEELKTVQNNLKSLEAQAEKYSQKEDKYEEEIKVLTDKLKEAETRAEFAERSVAKLEKTIDDLEDELYAQKLKYKAISEELDHALNDMTSI, encoded by the exons ATGGATGCCAtcaagaagaagatgcagatgCTCAAGCTCGACAAGGAAAATGCCATGGACAGAGCTGAGCAGGCCGAGTCAGACAAGAAGGCAGCTGAGGACAGAAGCAAACAG CTGGAGGATGACCTGGTAGCGctgcagaagaagctgaaggCCACCGAGGATGAGTTGGACAAGTACTCTGAAGCCCTGAAGGATGCTCAGGAGAAACTGGAGCTGGCTGAAAAGAAAGCCACAGAT gctgagGGTGATGTCGCTTCCCTGAACAGACGCAtccagctggtggaggaggagctggaccgCGCTCAGGAGCGTCTGGCCACGGCTCTGACCAAGCTGGAGGAGGCAGAGAAGGCTGCTGATGAGAGCGAGAG AGGCATGAAGGTCATTGAGAACAGGGCAATGAAGGatgaggagaagatggagctgcaggagatcCAGTTGAAAGAGGCCAAACACATTGCAGAGGAGGCTGATCGCAAATATGAAGAG GTGGCCCGTAAGCTGGTGATCATTGAGAGTGACTTGGAACGTACAGAAGAGCGTGCTGAGCTGTCTGAAAG CAAATGCTCAGAGCttgaggaggagctgaaaaCTGTGCAGAACAACCTGAAGTCTCTCGAGGCCCAGGCAGAGAAG TACTCACAGAAGGAGGACAAATATGAGGAGGAGATCAAGGTTCTCACAGACAAGCTGAAGGAG GCGGAGACCCGTGCCGAGTTCGCTGAGAGATCTGTCGCCAAGCTTGAGAAGACCATTGATGACCTTGAGG ATGAGCTGTATGCCCAGAAACTGAAGTACAAGGCCATCAGCGAGGAGCTGGACCACGCCCTCAACGACATGACTTCCAT CTAA
- the LOC137588245 gene encoding tropomyosin alpha-1 chain-like isoform X1 — MDAIKKKMQMLKLDKENAMDRAEQAESDKKAAEDRSKQLEDDLVALQKKLKATEDELDKYSEALKDAQEKLELAEKKATDAEGDVASLNRRIQLVEEELDRAQERLATALTKLEEAEKAADESERGMKVIENRAMKDEEKMELQEIQLKEAKHIAEEADRKYEEVARKLVIIESDLERTEERAELSESKCSELEEELKTVQNNLKSLEAQAEKYSQKEDKYEEEIKVLTDKLKEAETRAEFAERSVAKLEKTIDDLEDELYAQKLKYKAISEELDHALNDMTSM; from the exons ATGGATGCCAtcaagaagaagatgcagatgCTCAAGCTCGACAAGGAAAATGCCATGGACAGAGCTGAGCAGGCCGAGTCAGACAAGAAGGCAGCTGAGGACAGAAGCAAACAG CTGGAGGATGACCTGGTAGCGctgcagaagaagctgaaggCCACCGAGGATGAGTTGGACAAGTACTCTGAAGCCCTGAAGGATGCTCAGGAGAAACTGGAGCTGGCTGAAAAGAAAGCCACAGAT gctgagGGTGATGTCGCTTCCCTGAACAGACGCAtccagctggtggaggaggagctggaccgCGCTCAGGAGCGTCTGGCCACGGCTCTGACCAAGCTGGAGGAGGCAGAGAAGGCTGCTGATGAGAGCGAGAG AGGCATGAAGGTCATTGAGAACAGGGCAATGAAGGatgaggagaagatggagctgcaggagatcCAGTTGAAAGAGGCCAAACACATTGCAGAGGAGGCTGATCGCAAATATGAAGAG GTGGCCCGTAAGCTGGTGATCATTGAGAGTGACTTGGAACGTACAGAAGAGCGTGCTGAGCTGTCTGAAAG CAAATGCTCAGAGCttgaggaggagctgaaaaCTGTGCAGAACAACCTGAAGTCTCTCGAGGCCCAGGCAGAGAAG TACTCACAGAAGGAGGACAAATATGAGGAGGAGATCAAGGTTCTCACAGACAAGCTGAAGGAG GCGGAGACCCGTGCCGAGTTCGCTGAGAGATCTGTCGCCAAGCTTGAGAAGACCATTGATGACCTTGAGG ATGAGCTGTATGCCCAGAAACTGAAGTACAAGGCCATCAGCGAGGAGCTGGACCACGCCCTCAACGACATGACTTCCATGTAA
- the LOC137588245 gene encoding tropomyosin alpha-4 chain-like isoform X5 has translation MAGSSLEAVKKKIKSLQEQADAAEDRASLLQRDLNRERSAKETAEGDVASLNRRIQLVEEELDRAQERLATALTKLEEAEKAADESERGMKVIENRAMKDEEKMELQEIQLKEAKHIAEEADRKYEEVARKLVIIESDLERTEERAELSESKCSELEEELKTVQNNLKSLEAQAEKYSQKEDKYEEEIKVLTDKLKEAETRAEFAERSVAKLEKTIDDLEDKLSVSKEECRTAQVKLDQTLMEMFNV, from the exons atggccGGTAGCTCTCTGGAagctgtgaaaaagaaaatcaagtcGTTGCAAGAGCAGGCCGATGCGGCGGAGGACCGGGCATCGCTACTGCAGCGGGATCTGAACCGGGAGAGGAGTGCGAAGGAAACG gctgagGGTGATGTCGCTTCCCTGAACAGACGCAtccagctggtggaggaggagctggaccgCGCTCAGGAGCGTCTGGCCACGGCTCTGACCAAGCTGGAGGAGGCAGAGAAGGCTGCTGATGAGAGCGAGAG AGGCATGAAGGTCATTGAGAACAGGGCAATGAAGGatgaggagaagatggagctgcaggagatcCAGTTGAAAGAGGCCAAACACATTGCAGAGGAGGCTGATCGCAAATATGAAGAG GTGGCCCGTAAGCTGGTGATCATTGAGAGTGACTTGGAACGTACAGAAGAGCGTGCTGAGCTGTCTGAAAG CAAATGCTCAGAGCttgaggaggagctgaaaaCTGTGCAGAACAACCTGAAGTCTCTCGAGGCCCAGGCAGAGAAG TACTCACAGAAGGAGGACAAATATGAGGAGGAGATCAAGGTTCTCACAGACAAGCTGAAGGAG GCGGAGACCCGTGCCGAGTTCGCTGAGAGATCTGTCGCCAAGCTTGAGAAGACCATTGATGACCTTGAGG ATAAACTCTCAGTTTCTAAAGAGGAGTGCAGGACTGCACAGGTGAAACTGGATCAAACACTCATGGAGATGTTTAATGTCTGA
- the LOC137588245 gene encoding tropomyosin alpha-4 chain-like isoform X7 — protein sequence MAGSSLEAVKKKIKSLQEQADAAEDRASLLQRDLNRERSAKETAEGDVASLNRRIQLVEEELDRAQERLATALTKLEEAEKAADESERGMKVIENRAMKDEEKMELQEIQLKEAKHIAEEADRKYEEVARKLVIIESDLERTEERAELSESKCSELEEELKTVQNNLKSLEAQAEKYSQKEDKYEEEIKVLTDKLKEAETRAEFAERSVAKLEKTIDDLEAKSLQPSPQKLAERHHPTPVQGSPTFCLLSCFSYLCTLGCRCHHPFVHRSYRLHAFCKINSSIYASSFPFLLPCFFISICRIFF from the exons atggccGGTAGCTCTCTGGAagctgtgaaaaagaaaatcaagtcGTTGCAAGAGCAGGCCGATGCGGCGGAGGACCGGGCATCGCTACTGCAGCGGGATCTGAACCGGGAGAGGAGTGCGAAGGAAACG gctgagGGTGATGTCGCTTCCCTGAACAGACGCAtccagctggtggaggaggagctggaccgCGCTCAGGAGCGTCTGGCCACGGCTCTGACCAAGCTGGAGGAGGCAGAGAAGGCTGCTGATGAGAGCGAGAG AGGCATGAAGGTCATTGAGAACAGGGCAATGAAGGatgaggagaagatggagctgcaggagatcCAGTTGAAAGAGGCCAAACACATTGCAGAGGAGGCTGATCGCAAATATGAAGAG GTGGCCCGTAAGCTGGTGATCATTGAGAGTGACTTGGAACGTACAGAAGAGCGTGCTGAGCTGTCTGAAAG CAAATGCTCAGAGCttgaggaggagctgaaaaCTGTGCAGAACAACCTGAAGTCTCTCGAGGCCCAGGCAGAGAAG TACTCACAGAAGGAGGACAAATATGAGGAGGAGATCAAGGTTCTCACAGACAAGCTGAAGGAG GCGGAGACCCGTGCCGAGTTCGCTGAGAGATCTGTCGCCAAGCTTGAGAAGACCATTGATGACCTTGAGG CTAAATCTTTACAGCCCTCCCCTCAGAAGCTGGCTGAGCGCCATCATCCCACTCCAGTGCAGGGCAGCCCGACTTTCTGCCTCCTGTCTTGTTTCTCATACCTCTGCACATTGGGCTGTCGCTGCCACCATCCATTTGTTCATCGCTCATACAGACTTCAtgctttctgtaaaataaactCTTCCATCTATGCCAGCTCCTTCCCCTTTCTCCTGCCATGTTTCTTCATTTCCATTTGTCGCATCTTTTTTTGA
- the fbxo22 gene encoding F-box only protein 22: protein MCENPDFNLVFLDSKASYVLSNVAEVVERILMFVPTKSLLRIASVCRLWRNCARRVLRTQQQLACVSARGPSSTEEVHALCSILAEEVEKVFLLPKTVLAMVDCEAFNGHTYWCRQSKAKRSRHSLDTVEKLELLFPKGCSIMGIATPGIVLTPSGSCSSHPQEYQEGEAGFAIMFPSIEGVHIKPFHFCNRSISPTALKEAGLVDNPELRVVLLFVYEAYKCGGPRFLRQILEPLAKSKAIIAGGLVESVFSPTRRCCSQGAYGVVGLALSGSKVQGASVLLDQDISNPKAAEATIRRLKAAKIPERNTLGFMFACVGRGQSYYNNLMNVEADAFHKVFPNTPLFGLFGNGEIGCDRIIKDDYTLCDNNTDSLQHQYTTVMTLVHLG, encoded by the exons ATGTGTGAAAATCCAGATTTTAACCTTGTTTTTCTAGACAGTAAAGCCTCGTATGTACTCAGCAACGTTGCCGAGGTGGTTGAGCGAATTTTGATGTTCGTCCCAACGAAGTCGCTTCTTCGGATCGCAAG tgtCTGCAGACTGTGGAGAAACTGTGCCCGCAGAGTGTTGaggacacagcagcagctggcCTGTGTGTCGGCCCGCGGGCCGTCCAGCACAGAGGAGGTCCATGCTCTCTGCAGCATCCTGGCGGAAGAGGTTGAG AAAGTATTTCTCCTGCCCAAAACGGTTCTGGCAATGGTTGACTGCGAAGCCTTCAATGGGCATACCTACTGGTGCAGACAAAGTAAAG CAAAAAGGAGTCGCCACAGTTTGGACACAGTTGAAAAACTGGAACTGCTCTTCCCTAAAGGTTGCAGCATCATGGGCATCGCCACACCGGGAATAGTCT TGACTCCCAGTGGCTCCTGCTCCAGCCATCCACAGGAGTACCAGGAGGGGGAGGCTGGCTTTGCAATCATGTTCCCCAGTATTGAAGGGGTTCACATCAAGCCCTTTCATTTTTGCAATAGGTCCATTTCCCCAACGGCTTTGAAAGAAGCAG gactAGTTGACAACCCAGAGCTGCGTGTGGTCCTCTTATTCGTTTATGAAGCCTATAAATGTGGAGGACCACGCTTCCTCAGACAGATCCTGGAGCCTCTGGCCAAAAGCAAAGCTATCATCGCAGGAGGGCTCGTAGAAAGTGTCTTCTCTCCTACCAGACGCTG CTGTAGCCAGGGGGCATACGGTGTGGTGGGTCTTGCCCTCAGTGGTTCCAAGGTTCAGGGAGCGTCTGTACTCTTGGACCAAGACATCAGCAACCCGAAGGCAGCTGAAGCTACGATTAGGCGGCTAAAAGCAGCCAAAATTCCAGAGAGGAACACCCTAGGGTTCATGTTTGCCTGCGTTGGGAGAGGCCAGAGCTACTACAACAACCTGATGAATGTCGAAGCGGACGCCTTTCACAAGGTGTTCCCCAACACTCCGCTCTTCGGCTTGTTTGGGAACGGTGAGATTGGCTGCGACAGGATCATTAAAGATGACTACACCCTGTGTGACAACAACACAGACAGCCTGCAGCACCAGTACACTACAGTCATGACTCTGGTTCATCTTGGCTGA
- the LOC137588245 gene encoding tropomyosin alpha-4 chain-like isoform X6: MAGSSLEAVKKKIKSLQEQADAAEDRASLLQRDLNRERSAKETAEGDVASLNRRIQLVEEELDRAQERLATALTKLEEAEKAADESERGMKVIENRAMKDEEKMELQEIQLKEAKHIAEEADRKYEEVARKLVIIESDLERTEERAELSESKCSELEEELKTVQNNLKSLEAQAEKYSQKEDKYEEEIKVLTDKLKEAETRAEFAERSVAKLEKTIDDLEDHLYKQLEKNRLLTNELRVALNEA; this comes from the exons atggccGGTAGCTCTCTGGAagctgtgaaaaagaaaatcaagtcGTTGCAAGAGCAGGCCGATGCGGCGGAGGACCGGGCATCGCTACTGCAGCGGGATCTGAACCGGGAGAGGAGTGCGAAGGAAACG gctgagGGTGATGTCGCTTCCCTGAACAGACGCAtccagctggtggaggaggagctggaccgCGCTCAGGAGCGTCTGGCCACGGCTCTGACCAAGCTGGAGGAGGCAGAGAAGGCTGCTGATGAGAGCGAGAG AGGCATGAAGGTCATTGAGAACAGGGCAATGAAGGatgaggagaagatggagctgcaggagatcCAGTTGAAAGAGGCCAAACACATTGCAGAGGAGGCTGATCGCAAATATGAAGAG GTGGCCCGTAAGCTGGTGATCATTGAGAGTGACTTGGAACGTACAGAAGAGCGTGCTGAGCTGTCTGAAAG CAAATGCTCAGAGCttgaggaggagctgaaaaCTGTGCAGAACAACCTGAAGTCTCTCGAGGCCCAGGCAGAGAAG TACTCACAGAAGGAGGACAAATATGAGGAGGAGATCAAGGTTCTCACAGACAAGCTGAAGGAG GCGGAGACCCGTGCCGAGTTCGCTGAGAGATCTGTCGCCAAGCTTGAGAAGACCATTGATGACCTTGAGG ACCATCTATACAAGCAGCTTGAGAAAAACCGTCTTCTGACCAATGAACTGAGAGTAGCTTTAAACGAGGCTTAA